DNA sequence from the Arthrobacter sp. V1I9 genome:
GACGCGGCCTACAACTACTACCGCAAGACTGGCCGCCGGGTCAGCATCGAGTACGCGCTGATCAAGGACATGAACGACCACCCCTGGCGTGCAGACCTGCTGGCCAAGAAGCTGAACCAGCGCGGCCGCGGCTGGGTGCACGTAAACCCGATCCCGCTCAACCCGACCCCGGGCTCCATCTGGACCGCCTCGGAAAAGCCGGTGGCGCAGGAGTTCATTGAGCGGCTCCGCGCCGCCGGGGTGCCCTGCACCCTGCGCGACACGCGCGGCAAGGAGATCGACGGGGCCTGCGGGCAGCTGGCTGCCGCCGACTAACGAGCGCGGCTGTCGGCTGCTCGGATTACGACGGCGGCGGCATCCTTTGCTGCGGACGAGCACTTGGCGCGCTCCCGGCCCATGCCTCCGTAACGGGCCGCTCCGCGCGTACCCGCTTTTTGAACGCGCCCTCGCCTTCCCTGTGCCGTTGGCGTGCCCATTTTCGGCAGCCGAGGGATATGTACGCCAGCGACAGATTGCAGGCGAATAGCTCCGTGAGGGCAACCCGGGGAAAGTTCAAGGTTTTTATAACTCGAATTGCCTATGTTGGCCGTACCCCCAGCAAACAGTTCGGAGTGGTCATGAATTTTCTGCACGACGCCGCCGCGGCGATCGCCAAACGTGGTAACGCCGAAACAAGCGGTCGGACGGCTTTCGGCAAGGTCTCGATTATTCGCGTCAGCCGCTTACCCCGCCTGGACGCCGGGGGCCACAGCCCGGTAATGAACCATAGGACGGCAGCGTCGGTTATCACGATGGAGGCGTTCTCATGAGCCCGCTGAACATGTATATCAATGATGGCTTCCTTCCCATGGTGGACGGATCACTGGTTTACCACCGGGGGTTCGGCGACAGGGCTACCCGGACAACTGACGCGAATCCCGCCCTGAAGATGAACCCGCACGTCTTTACGGCCGCCGGTGCGGTGAAAGCCAGCCGCTACTACCCCCTCAACGCCCCTTTGCCTCCTTTCGGAAGGCCGCAGCCCCTAAGGGAGGACCCGCAGTTCGAGCGCCAGTTTCTGCCCCGGCGCGCCCACTGGGCCAGCTACTTCCCGCAGCGGACGCTCATTGCCGAAACCGGCAGTACCGTCAGCATCCTGCTCCACAACAACTTGGCCCAACCACACGAACTGCGCTTTCACGGTGCCCGTGCGGCGGCTACTGCCGGTGGGCCCAGGGGAGACGTCAGCAGCGGAATCGTCAACCCGGGGCAAAGGAAAGAAGTGAAATTCGTGGCCCCCGCTCCCGGCACGTACTTGTTCTCCGACCCCGGAAACGAGCCAGTCGAAAGAACCCTGGGCCTGTACGGTGCCTTGGTTGTCATTGATCCTCGATATGCGTGGCGCCTTAGCCCTACTGGCGCCGAGTTCGAGCGCCAATGGCTGTGGCTGTGCCACGATGTGGAACCGAACTGGGCGCGCATTGCCTCCAAAGGCCAAGCGGTCAATCCTGCCACCACTCCTGCCGTGCCGCGGTACTTCACGCTCAACGACTACTCCGGCTTCCAGGCGCTGGCACTTACCACGGACGAGGTGTTCAACGAGCACCGGGAGGAGGACACGCTGCCCTCGGGCTTCCCCAGGGAAACAGATGTGCGGAACTTCAGCGCGTCGCCGCAGCCGGGTGCAGTCCGCACGGGGCAGCTGGTGAGGATGGTCAACGCCGGCATCGTGGATCACCAGCTGCACTACCACGGGAACCATGTGTGGACGGTGCGGGCCAACGGCCTGGACTTCCCCCGTTCAGGTGGCAGGGTCAGCCCTGCAGGCGACGTCATCCTTCAGCAGTGGGAGGACACAGTCCAGCTGCAGCCGCTTGAAACCAAGGAAGCAATGCTGCCGGTCCGGCGTCCGCCTGAAGTCATTGACGAAGTGTGGGATGCCAGGACCGAGGACTGGAAGTACCCCATGCACTGCCACGCCGAACCGTCACAGACAGCCGCAGGTGGCCTTTACCCCGGTGGCCTAATGTCCGACTGGGTGCTGGCCGCAAAACCTGTCCCGGAGCCCGGTCTTCCGGAAACGGTGGAGGACGAGGCGCACCACACGTTCCGGAGCCAGGTGGACTTCGCTTCGGACCAGCCGCATGAGGGCAGCCCTGAAACCGAATTCCTTCTCCGCCCAAACGTTTCGGTCGAAATGGATTTCTTCAGCAGGGAACTCGACTTTCCCGACGGCTCTGAGCACGAGGTGTGGAGCTTTGAGAACGACAAGTCAGGACGGCAGCTGCCGGGGCCGGTTGTGCGGGTGATGGAAGGGCAGATTTTCCACGCCACCATCAAGCCCAGCAAAAAGGTCCACACCATCCATTGGCACGGCCTGGAACCGGATCCCCGCAACGACGGCGTGGGCCACACGTCCTTCGAAGTGTCGGGGCATTACACCTACCAGTGGCGGCCGGACGCTGCAGAACCCGGCAACCCGAACCGCGGCGCGGCGGGAACGTACTTCTACCACTGCCACGTCAACACACCCCTCCATGTGCAAATGGGCATGTTTGGAGCGGTGATCGTGGACCCCGCCGCAAACCCGGCAAAACCGGTTAACCCGGGGACCCGCCGTCACTCGTTCAACGGTCCCCTCTATGACATCGCCACGGAAACGCTGATCGCCCCGTATTCAGTCGATCCGCGATGGCATGAACTGAACCACGCAGCGGGCCTGTCAGGTGAGGACGCAGGCCTTAACCGCTTCCAGCCCCGGCACTTCTTCCTGCTGGGTGGCGTCATACCGGCCCGGCCCCGGGGCGACCGGGTCTGGGCCGTCTCTGCAATGAAGGCGAACGTGGTGGCCGGCAAAAAGGCTCCTACCTTGGTGCGGATGGTGAACGTGGACTACTTCCCCACCCGCACGCGGTTCCTCGATGCCGCCGGAAAGCCGGTGGCCATCGCCGAACTGGTGGGGCACGATGGCCGTCCGTTTTGGAACACCCCCAGCCCCACCGGGCCGGCCGTTCCGCCGTCCTCGGCAGGGCAGCCACTGATGACCAGCATCATCAAGTCCGGGGCGGCGGAGAAGTTCGATTTCCTGCTGCGTCCTCCTACCGCTGGGAAGTACACCATCGCCATCGATTTCCTGCACTGGATCACCGGCCAGGTTCTCGCGACCCGCACTGTGGCCGTCACCGCTGCATGAACAACGCAGGGGTACTCCGTCTCTCCGACTCCTGGCCGCCAATCAGCAGCTGCGTCCTCACTGAGACGGCTCCGGGCCGGCCGCAAGATGCAGCCGGCCCGGAGCCCGTCACTCAGTACGGGGAGATCAGCGCAGGTCGAACCGGTCCAGCTCCATGACCTTGACCCAAGCCGCCACGAAATCGTTGACGAACTTCTCCCTGGCGTCGTCGCTCGCGTACACCTCGGCGACCGCCCGGAGCTGGGAGTTCGAGCCGAACACCAGGTCCACGGGTGTGGCGGTCCACTTCAGCTCGCCGGTAGCAACGTCAGTGATCTCGTAGACGTTTTCCTCGTCCTCCGATACCTTCCATTTGGTGCCAGGGGAGAGCAGGTTGACGAAGAAGTCGTTCGTCAGGACCTGTGGCCGGTCGGTGAGGACGCCGTGGTTGGTACCGCCCACGTTGGTGCCGAGGGCACGCATGCCCCCCACGAGCGCCGTCAGCTCTGGCGCGGAGAGGTCCAGCAGGTACGCCTTGTCCAGTAGGAGGGTCTCCGGCTGGAGCTTCCCGCCGGGGCGCATGTAGTTGCGGAACCCGTCCGCCCGCGGCTGCAGGTACTGGAAGGACTCGACGTCGGTCTGGTCCTGGGAGGCATCGGTGCGGCCGGGCCGGAACGGCACCGTGACGGCGAAGCCCGCGTCGCTCGCGGCCTTCTCCACCGCTGCGCAGCCGCCGAGGACGATCAGGTCTGCCAGTGAGACCTTCTTGCCCCCGACCTGGGCGGCGTTGAACTGCTGCTGCACCGTCTCAAGCGCCTGCAGCGCAGCGGACAGCTGCTCGGGCTCGTTGCTCTCCCAGCCGCGCTGGGGTTCCAGCCGGATCCGGGCGCCGTTGGCACCGCCGCGCTTGTCCGTCTTGCGGTAGGTGGAAGCAGCGGCCCATGCGGTGCCGGCCAGCTGCGAAACAGAGAGACCCGAGGCCAGCAGCTGGGACTTGAGCGAGGTGATGTCCTGCTCGTTGATCAGCTCGTGGTCCACCGCCGGGAGCGGGTCCTGCCACAGCTGGGCCTCGGGGACCCACGGCCCGAGCATGTGCGGGCCGACGGGCCCCATGTCGCGGTGCAGCAGCTTGTACCAGGCCTTGGCGAACGCGAGCTGGAACTCGTCCGGGTTCTCCAGGAAGCGCCGCGAGATCTCGCCGTAGGTGGGGTCGACGCGCAGCGAGAGGTCCGTGGTGAGCATCGTGGGCCGGTGCTTCTTTTCGGGATCGTGGGCGTCCGGGATGATCCTCTCGGCGTCCTTGGCCACCCACTGGTGCGCGCCGGCCGGGCTCTTGACCAGCTCCCATTCGTGCTCGAACAGGATCTCAAAGAAGCGGTTGCTCCACTGGGTGGGCCGGTCCGTCCAGGTGACCTCCAGTCCGGAAGTGATCGTGTCTGCTCCCTTGCCCGACCCATGCGTGCTGAGCCAGCCCAGGCCCTGCGCCTCGAGGTTGGCGCCTTCCGGCTCGGGACCG
Encoded proteins:
- a CDS encoding multicopper oxidase domain-containing protein; amino-acid sequence: MSPLNMYINDGFLPMVDGSLVYHRGFGDRATRTTDANPALKMNPHVFTAAGAVKASRYYPLNAPLPPFGRPQPLREDPQFERQFLPRRAHWASYFPQRTLIAETGSTVSILLHNNLAQPHELRFHGARAAATAGGPRGDVSSGIVNPGQRKEVKFVAPAPGTYLFSDPGNEPVERTLGLYGALVVIDPRYAWRLSPTGAEFERQWLWLCHDVEPNWARIASKGQAVNPATTPAVPRYFTLNDYSGFQALALTTDEVFNEHREEDTLPSGFPRETDVRNFSASPQPGAVRTGQLVRMVNAGIVDHQLHYHGNHVWTVRANGLDFPRSGGRVSPAGDVILQQWEDTVQLQPLETKEAMLPVRRPPEVIDEVWDARTEDWKYPMHCHAEPSQTAAGGLYPGGLMSDWVLAAKPVPEPGLPETVEDEAHHTFRSQVDFASDQPHEGSPETEFLLRPNVSVEMDFFSRELDFPDGSEHEVWSFENDKSGRQLPGPVVRVMEGQIFHATIKPSKKVHTIHWHGLEPDPRNDGVGHTSFEVSGHYTYQWRPDAAEPGNPNRGAAGTYFYHCHVNTPLHVQMGMFGAVIVDPAANPAKPVNPGTRRHSFNGPLYDIATETLIAPYSVDPRWHELNHAAGLSGEDAGLNRFQPRHFFLLGGVIPARPRGDRVWAVSAMKANVVAGKKAPTLVRMVNVDYFPTRTRFLDAAGKPVAIAELVGHDGRPFWNTPSPTGPAVPPSSAGQPLMTSIIKSGAAEKFDFLLRPPTAGKYTIAIDFLHWITGQVLATRTVAVTAA
- the katG gene encoding catalase/peroxidase HPI, which produces MTDPQEHPPVPTPGSAQGLDQKVEGGCPVAHGSVTSHGSESENPAIDSPQPKAHRPRTVADWWPNQLDLTVLHSHNPSGNPLGPSFSYREEFGKLDVEALKQDIIQVLTTSQDWWPADFGHYGGLMIRLSWHAAGTYRVHDGRGGAGDGSQRFAPLNSWPDNANLDKARRLLWPVKQKYGQKLSWADLLVLAGNVSLESMGFKTFGFAFGREDVWEPEEIFWGPEDTWLGDERYIGEGQMSEEVGSTEMGLIYVNPEGPMGNPDPLLAAAFIRETFKRMAMNDEETVALIAGGHTFGKTHGAGDADAHVGPEPEGANLEAQGLGWLSTHGSGKGADTITSGLEVTWTDRPTQWSNRFFEILFEHEWELVKSPAGAHQWVAKDAERIIPDAHDPEKKHRPTMLTTDLSLRVDPTYGEISRRFLENPDEFQLAFAKAWYKLLHRDMGPVGPHMLGPWVPEAQLWQDPLPAVDHELINEQDITSLKSQLLASGLSVSQLAGTAWAAASTYRKTDKRGGANGARIRLEPQRGWESNEPEQLSAALQALETVQQQFNAAQVGGKKVSLADLIVLGGCAAVEKAASDAGFAVTVPFRPGRTDASQDQTDVESFQYLQPRADGFRNYMRPGGKLQPETLLLDKAYLLDLSAPELTALVGGMRALGTNVGGTNHGVLTDRPQVLTNDFFVNLLSPGTKWKVSEDEENVYEITDVATGELKWTATPVDLVFGSNSQLRAVAEVYASDDAREKFVNDFVAAWVKVMELDRFDLR